Below is a window of Leptospiraceae bacterium DNA.
TCCAACTTTTGCATATGGCATTCTTATGTCTCTCTTTTTATTTTCTCATTTGCAATGTAAAGTCTTACTGACTCTAATTTAAATTCTTTTGTATATACTCTCAACTTGGTCTCCTTTTGGAAACCTAAAATCGTGTCCACTTTTTGTGCAGTAGTCGACAAAATATTAATTAGAGATGAGAATAATGAAGAGCATCCTTTAATTCTTAATTTTTGGGATATGGGCGGTCAAAAGCTATACCATGCTACCCATCGTTTCTTTTTTTCAGAAAAGGCATTGTATCTTTTAGTATGGGATAAAGTCACGTCTGAAAAAGCAAAAAACAATCCAGAGAATGGAATTGACTTTCTATATGATTATTGGTTGGATATGGCTCATAATCTTGGTAAGGCTAGTCCAGTTATCATGGTTCAAAGTCAAGTAGAAAAACCAGAACAAATAATTTACCCGGACGATTTGAATCAATTGAAAGAAGAATACAATGTACTGGATTCTCTTCACCTTGGTGCACAAACTCCTTTTCGATTAGATCGAGTAGAGAGTGCTATTAAGGAAGCATTTCGTGAGAATGAAAAATTAAGCAACAGCGTTAAGATTTGTTTGCCAGAATCATGGTTTTATTTAAAAAAAGAATTACAAGCTTTTGCAAAAAGCGGTATACATTACATTAGTTTAGAAAAATTTATTGAGCACTGCAAACGTAATAAAATTTCTGAATCTGCTCACGGCACTTTGCTCAAATATTTACATGATATTGGTTCTGTTCTTTACTTTGGAGATTTAGAACAACTAAAGGATATGGTAATTATTAATCCGCTCTGGATTATAAATATAGTCTATAAAATTTTAGATAGGGAACTTGAATGGCGAAAAGGACAATTTGATAAAGCATATATTCGAGAAAAACTCAAACCAAAAGAAAAAGAAGACCTAGATCTTTCTGATAAAGAAATTGACAAATTTTTAGAAATGCTTATCAAATTTGAAGTATGCTTTAAAGAACCCGGAAGTGAAGATAAATATATTGCGAGTCAGTTCTTAACAAAAGAAAGGATAATAGGTTTAGATCAGCTATGGAAAGAGAAGAGTCTTCTCTTTCTAAAGTATCCAAAATATATAAATGAGAATATTATGATTCGATTGATTTCTCGATTTGGTGAAAAAGCAGATTTGAAGAACTATTGGAACAATGGAATTCTATTTACTTCACATCATTCACAGTCACTCATTGAAGCATTTCATAATTTAAAAGAAATCCAAATTAGTTTTACGGAAAATCATTCTGAGCTATTTCATGAAGTAGTGAAATCGTTAAGAGAGGTTCATAGAAATATTGGAGTAAACTTATATATCCGTTGTCTTTGCTCCAAGTGCCAAACCAGTAATGAACCCAATCAATTTTTGTATGAACAGTTGATAGAGGAATTAGATAGAGGGAAACAAATTCAATGTCCCAAAAGTCATGAGCTTGTAAACAGAAGCAATTATTCTATTTACCTTCCAATTAAAAAGGAAGATATTGTATCTGATAAAGATATTTCTATACAAAGTCAGATACATAAAGAGATATACGAAGAAACTAAATTAGTTACCAAGGAAAAGAAACCAAATAAGAAATCTAAAAGCAAAAAGAAAATATTATTTATCAGTTTTCAATCTATAGAAACAAAAAAAATAAATGCTGAGGATGAATGCAACTTTATTAAGAATTTATTGAATACTAAGCCTTCCTTCACTTTGATAGATGAACTATCCACACCAAAAGATAAGCTTGCAATATTTTTAAAAAAATATCAGCCTGATATTTTGCATATCACATCTCATTCAGATTCAGAAAAGGGACTGCTTGCGACGGATAAATTGAAGAAAGAAGTTGAAATCCCTCCAGAAAAATTAGCCAGAATAATAAATGATACGAATAAATTAAACAAGCATACGATGGAATTAGTAATTTTGAATGCATGTAACTCCGCAGAACATGCAAAAATATTGTCACGGGCTGAAACAATCAATTGCGCTATTGGAATAAATAATTTTATCCTAGATGGAGATGCTATTAAATTTACAGAACTATTTTATGAAAGTTTTATTATTGAAAATAATTCATTTGAAGTTGCATTAGAAATGGGAAATATTGAGATAGAATCGGAAGAGAATAAGCGATATATATTATATAATAAGGAGAATAACAAATGATATGCAGCGATCCACTTGTAAATTTATTTAAAGGGTATGGCTATTGCCTTATCAATATGCCAAATAATCGTATCAATTTGATGGACTTATATATTGAGAATGGAAAAAAATTAGAACCATACGGAAACTTAGAAGGAGTTTTTGAAACTAGTAAAAGATTTGCTTATCCAGAATCGGATAAATCTTACAGCACAATGGATAAAATTGAACTTATTAGTTCAGGATTAGTTGATATTGAAATTGGATTAAAACCATTCTCCAATTTTATTTAAGCATTCGGAGGTTTAATAAATGCTGATTTAGGTGTTGCATTTTCAAATGTAAAAAAAGTTAAGTTCGAATTGAATCATTGCAAAACAAAAGAACTACCCTATTCAGATATACAAAATTATATCTATTCAACTCACCCATTAAAGAAAACAGCATCCGAAAAAGATTTAAAAGACGAAAAGATTTATGTTGTATATTCGCTATTACAAAGTAACTCATTTTACTTTTCTGCTTATGATGAAAATGAACAAGAAATAGAACTGAACATTAAAGTAGAAGGACTTCTTGAAAACGAAAATGAAGTAAAGCATAGTGCTAACCATAAAAAGAGAATGCTTTATACTGGAAAAAAATATTTAACTTTTGGAGTTGCATTAGCTAATATCTTATATAGTAAAAAAGAAGATAAATTTTGTTTAGAAAAAGAGGATAATAAAGTTATTGTTCGAGGGAAAGAAAAAATACAATTACGCCATTACGAAATGGAAGATGCTTTTGTAGATTTATAAACGTTATGAGTTATAATAGCTTTGCCTAGCACCGGGTAATATCATTGTAACCCTACATAAAAATTTCACGAAATTATAAAACTCTACCAAAACGGCGAGGAAGTAAACACGTAAGATTGAGAAGGCGATGTTACGCAACCTTCTCGCAAATTATATTTCTATTTGACAGGAAATTTCATTAGGATAAGATTAAAAGCATTGAGGAGAAAATAATGCAAATCACAATAGAACTACCCGATAGTTTTTTAAGTTATGATAAGAATACGCTTGGTGGAGAAATCAGGCTAAGTATCGCATTATTTTATTTTAAGCACAGAAAGATTTCTGTTGGCAAAGCTTCTAGTATTGCCGGAATCAGCATCTATCAATTTTTGGAAGAATGTAAGAAGAATGAAATCCCTGCCTTTGACCTTTCAGAAGAAGACAGGCAAGAAGAATTAACAAACTTACGTAAGGCATTAATTTGATTCTAATTGCGGATAGCTCTGCGTTAATCACACTTGCCATCTGTGACTCTTTGGAATGCTTGGAAAAACTATTTGGTGAAGTAAAAGTTCCACAAGCTGTATATGAAGAAGTAACCCATGATGCAAAGCCAGAAGCCAAGAAATTGCGCGGATTCCTTATAGGGAAAGTAATTCCTGTAGATAAAAAAGATTTTCCAATTGAAATGGAATTTTTGGGTAGTGGAGAAATCGAAGCCATGATTCTATATGAAAAGCTAAATGCAGATTGGTTGTTAATCGATGACGAGCGTGCCAAAAGAAAAGCCAAATCCAAAAGCATCAATACAATTGGAAGCATGGGCGTATTAGTCATCGCAAAAGAAAAAAAGATAATTAATGAAATCAAACCCCTAATTGAAAAAATTAAAAATTCAAATATATATTTATCCAATGAATTGATTCAAAGGATTTTAATTAGTGTAGGAGAAACTGTATGACAATTTGTAAAGACCCATTGGTTGAATTTCTAAAAGACTTTGGATATTGCCTTGTAAAATATCCTAAAAGTGATTTACAACAGGATTAAAAATCCGAAAACCAATCTAATCTGAGTATATGTCATAATCATTCTTCCAAATCTCCCCTTTACTTTCCCAAAACTAGCAACTTCGCGCCCGGATGTTTATGCTGAGCAGCGT
It encodes the following:
- a CDS encoding DUF3368 domain-containing protein; the protein is MILIADSSALITLAICDSLECLEKLFGEVKVPQAVYEEVTHDAKPEAKKLRGFLIGKVIPVDKKDFPIEMEFLGSGEIEAMILYEKLNADWLLIDDERAKRKAKSKSINTIGSMGVLVIAKEKKIINEIKPLIEKIKNSNIYLSNELIQRILISVGETV
- a CDS encoding UPF0175 family protein, yielding MQITIELPDSFLSYDKNTLGGEIRLSIALFYFKHRKISVGKASSIAGISIYQFLEECKKNEIPAFDLSEEDRQEELTNLRKALI